The Pomacea canaliculata isolate SZHN2017 linkage group LG14, ASM307304v1, whole genome shotgun sequence genomic sequence gctttttatgaCATTGATCAAAAAATTTGCTCTGAACTCGCCCAATGACCACACCTGTGGATACTAAACAAATCttataaagcaatatttttaaaagtaggaGGAGATgactgaaatttttatttcttgagaGTGGCCgttatttctgtaatatttttatttataagacACAAATGTTGATCTGCAACTTCTTTTCCTTTCGTTATATGTGAGTGAATACAGCTGACTGATTTTCAACTGCCCTTTTCCCATAAATTTTACAATCATTGGTAAcctctctttttaaaaagtctataTTGCAGTAATTTCCCACCTTCAGATCTCGCCTTTCAAGATTCATAAGTTCTGCACCCCGTATTTCATGTGAGATGAAGTTGTTGCGGTACTCTCCTAATGACAAACTTTCCAGCCAAGCCCCAACTTCCTCCACAGTCCAGCTGCGAATCTCAAATGCTGAAGAAAAGCCAATAAATATTGTGAAGTTCCACACAACTACATTGTGCtgacacacacattacacaaaattcctttaaaatattacttaaagTCCCTGACACAAATTTTGAAGATCCCCAATTATGGTTAGAATACACTCCAACCTCTTAAACTAACTCCAACCCAGAACAATCCCATCATTACTACCATTACTTTACCTTAACACTAACCCAAATTCTGCACCAAATCCCTACTGAAAAGACGTCACACACATAGAGTCTTCTTACCTTTACCCTTTAAGCGTGTAATACCTGGCTTGCTCCTCCCAGCAGGTTTGCTTTGCTTTTGAAGTTCACTTATGTGCGactgaaggaagaaagaaaaaggactgGTGTAGTTTTCAAATTTTGTATATTCAGCTGGCATGACTTTCAATCACTTTTAAGAGAAGcatatttacagttttaataTGACCTAAAGCAATACTGATTATTTCACATCAATATCTGCTTAGCAATGTTCAAAAGTTTGTTAAATTTGTTCTTCAGCGTGGCTGGTTCTTGCAGGATGCTAATCCCAAAACATGAATGAAAATTCTGTTCCCTTCTCTAAATATAAGCTTTTAGCCATCACTAGGCCCACAGACACATATGCATGTTCACAAAGAAGACATATACTCGCatgcaaatacagaaaaagtgcCGGTGTCACGCTCTTTTTTAATGCACAGGCAAGCCAGCATACCTCCTCGAGCGAGAGAGGGATACATGGAAGACCAGCTATGTCTGCTGCCTTGCGTAGTTCTGGTTCTAGAGATGCCAATGCTGTTGTCAGCTTTTCCTCCAGGTCAGGCCAAAGATGCTGTTGGAAGGAAAGAAGGTGATGAACATAACAGACCCACATCACGAACATTATATACAACTAACAAATCTCACTACTACACTCTCCAACAGTGAAAAAGTAGCCAAGACTAACAGTTCCTTCCTTTGCTCCCATTAAGTCTATGCAGCaattaatttgtaaatatacaAATTGAAGCCCTCATGGTCCCTTCCCTTCTCATAAAttgtaaacaacaaatattgaattaaaaaacaaagaaacatatattaataataacaaaatttttgcaAGGGATATGAAAATTACAAGATATCCcaaattaaatgtctttaaaatagactaaaataaaaaaatttagatGTTAGCTATGCATGGCCATTACATTCTTTTTCACAtcatcacagacacacactgtcactgtcatccCTTCTCCCAGCAGTTTCATCATACACACtcttgtgtgtatgcatgtacacacacacacatgcttgtgCATTCATTTTGTCTACCTACCAACAAACTTGCTTTTTCTGAGAGAAAAGCCCCTGCATGCTGATGCAGCAACCTCATACTGTGAACAAGGTCTGTGACTTGATTTCGTAGTGTCGGCTGTTGACAGACCAGGAAAACACATTAGTTTTGcatattacaaacatttcataagtcagaaagatggtGGTGATATCTCGTGCCTGCATCTACATtgttttatgaacatttatgTTGCAAGCAATTTTGTCTTCAATCATttacaaagtatttttgaaatgtgCTGCACTTTAGAGTCTAtgattaaagaaacattttgaaatctTGCTTTTCTGCCATTAAATACTCGGTTATCTTTGACAGGCAATTAAACTGTTTATCCAAGAAATCTTCCCACAATCAGAACAGAAGCTTGCCTAGCACTTCTCTGTAACACAGGTTTGTAACATATGGGCGCATGTGTGCATACCTCTGCTAGACTGCTGGCATTGATAACATTTGCACTTTACACAACACTTGTAACATACAAGTGAAACCAGCATGGCTGACATGTGAGTAGCTGTGCTGAGCAACTATTTCAAGTTAAAGCAACAGACAAGCAGATACACAGTCTGACAGGCGTAGGAACAAACTGTAGCTCACTTAggagagagaacgaaagagagaaaggtggcAATTGGCCAagacaactttttaaaaaaaatctagcagcaacaacaacaaaaatgccaTTCCTCAGTTTATAGAAATGCAACAATCTTCACAACTTATAAATGCTTTCCAACAAAGGACAAGATTAATTATGAAGGAAGATTAACATGGGAGGTTAGAATGATACTTATAAACATGTGCTGAATGTCATGTATGAATTGACAACAGCCTAATGCACACTGACTGCTGCATGCTGATACCAGTCTCTAACctaataaacacacacacacagctgcatGCTGATACCTGTTTCTAAAAGGCAACTGCAAAAGTACTTGACTTCAGCTGGGTTTTCTTAaactcccccccccaaaaaaaatagTAAGATTTAAGGTTTTCATTCACTTTACACCTTTACCACATTTAACATATCAAAAATGATTAACCTTTATATAAGTGAAACTCAATCAAGACATCCCTTCTCActaacacaagcacacaaaagaagcatgcatacacaaatGCAACATTTGCAAGACAAACCCTTAAATATTACAGCAAGTTGTAAGGCTGTCACGCAgcaatttttcaacaaaaaacacaaaataatgccAGAAGGACTGCTCTGGAATCCAATGAAGGTGGGAAGGTGGGCAGGTGGTGGTGGCAGAGGTTAAAATCACAAGGAACGAAAAGTGGAACATAGGTTACATTGCATATTTCTGCACACAACATTCAGAAGCTGTTGCTTCAAGACATCAGATTGATCTTTACAGTCTATGCCCACCACACCTGGTAGGTGTCACTATCGGAGGAGTCAAGCTGATGTCAGCAGCCATCCAGAAGACAGGATGCCATGATTGAAAagcaacagacagacacacaaacacacaaacatgtgaatAATGAgtgaaagatttttgtttatcaaaataaaataacagccTCTTGGAGAATGATGTAGCTTACTATTCTTCAGACTTGTTATTTACTTAGGCttttgttataaattttttatacttgcttatttaaaaaaaaaatctgatttctTAAGTGCTGAAAGAACTCAAATGATCAAGTTTCTTCACTTCCATCTTCTGCAGCCGTTTCCTTGCCATTTGAAATACAGGTAGATTACGATGCAAATAAAGTGTGCTTATAATTTCCACTGGTTTATTCTTCATCTCATTTATGCTTGAATTTTTGTCAATAATGTTGCCATCACAAAATATGACAGTAGTAAATATAGGTTATATACCCTTAGCTGGTTCACACTtaaaacatgtccttcacacCAGAtagaaaaactattttctgcGAAGAATTCTTAGATAAACCacaattttaaatgtctttgatgaccatatgaccaaaaaaaaaaaaaaaaaacccaaacaaccaaactgatattttgaaattatatgATCATATATGATTCGtgtttcaaattcattttttattaatttttgaacTGTACTCATACAAAAGAAGATAACCCTAACCTCTGAAAGTCTTCCCGAGGGATACAAGCGGTCTAGACACTCAGAAGCTCGCTGGGCCAAAGGTGCCAATTCCTGCTCCACAGTAGTGTTGTTTTTTGATGCAACTTTGACACTGAAAAAGACAACAGACACCACTTAAGTCATATTATTAACAATTCAATCATATCAACATTCTCTCGCTGAAGACGTTAGTACAAGTATGCACAAGCATGATTGTATCCTCTGCAGACAACAAATgatcaagcatttttttttccctcagtcATAAATTTATACTTATCAAAAATAGAAGATGGCAACTTAGAGAGGAATACCAACCATCGAATCAGCATTGCTGCAGTTTCCACAAAGTTCAGAACAACATGAGCCTCATCCTCTGACAAAGCTGAGGGTTGAGGACTGACAGACCGCTCCAATTTCTGTTTCTCTGACCATGACTTCAGCACATTTTCAAACGTCTGCAAGACAATGCAGGTCTTATAATGATTGTTccaaaggttttcttttttaaagccttacaaacaaaaacctagGACAAGATGCTCAGCTTATAAACTTCATGACTTATGCCATTCAAACATAACTTCTAACGTCTAAGGAAGATATAAGTGTACACAAAGGAATCCACTCACTCTATCTCGTGCCAACATCTGAGCACGGTTCTTGTGCATGATGCGTATGTAACCAGGTGGCTGCATCCAGGCTTCCCCATCCACTTGCACAGGTACGCTCTCATCGCCCAAGATAGTAATCTTAACCTGTCGACACTGTACAGGCAGTTTCAACTATAATCTTAACCTGTCAACATTGTACAGGCAGCTTCAACGAATCTATTATTGTGCTCGctagtttgtttaaaaaacaaaccaaaaaaacaccCCCACCACTTTCTCATGTATTCTTCTGATGACagttgatgtttttaaaatttttacttcTCAGGAGATGGTAAACTACTACTCAAAAGTCAATATGAACAACAGTTTCATCCcataagaaagaaggaaagacagaatggggggaaaaaaaaacccagaaagaGATACATTACTACAGTTAGATAGAGAACTTCCAAAACAGCAGATGCCCCTACCTGTGCAATGCGATGATGCTGGAGGTCGATAAGTCGTGACACGGCAATTTGCATGCCTCCAAACACGGCCACTACCTCCAAAATGCGGTCATCGAAACTTGGAGGTACAAAATTCTGCAgagacacaaaacaacaaacccaTCAGATCCTCAGCACAGTAGATGAAAGTTCTTCTTCACTGGATGCATAAAGCTGAACATATAAATATGGTTGGCAAATCATTTACACTACAGTCATGTACAACCAGAAAGTGAAAATGTGGGGCAGCTTTTACATCTGAATTTCTCCTTAAAATGGAACTTACTGCCTGTTTTACCAAAGCAAGCATGATTCTAGCTCACAAGTTGCAGTGACCCTAACCTGACTCCTGCTACCTCAATAAAGTGTAGGATTGTGGTCAAAAAGTGTGAGGTAGCATGGCTTGATTAAAGTCAAACATCTTGATGTAACGAATGTGGTtcatcatgaaaaaaatgtagaacaacACAAGCTGGTCGCTGTACTCTGTGGTcaataataatgtaaaacaatCACTAACCTCATCCTGTTTGGAGCCTCCCCAGAAGTTGGCACCACCGCCATAGCTGTGCAAAGAGACATGAATAAAACACAGGTGAAAAAGTGAATGTGACAGTACATAAGAGCCACTGAAAATTACAGAATTTTGTTGTATGATGAAAAGATTTGAATTTGAAACTTCTACctgtttcatttatattattataaattttcaAACTCTAACAAATGCTTACTGACGGATGGGGGAACCCTCTAACGAACCTAGGAATGTTCAAGATGACAATGCCTCGTAGACTAGGTAATGGAATGCGCTGCCCATCACATTCAAGTAAGACGCGCTGATCCAGGTTTTTAAATGTCTGGTTGATCATTTCTTTGCCACCAAGCACTCCATACCACATCAGATTTTTCGTCCGACTTCTGTTCAAAGATGTGAAAATGGCCGATCATAAATGTTCACAAGGATTTTTCAGTATGCAATCATAAGCAAGACAgaacaatgagagagagagaaaacaaaaaataggtaaagaaaaaggaagaaaacaaaaggaaaatgtaGAAACTGAGGGACTAGGGAAAGACAGAAGTGACCCATTAACAGAAGAGccaagaaaacattacaaatgtgACATCACATTATAGATCTTACACTGTGACACACAGGACTCAAAAGCCTTCTTCCTACAATTCAGtttcacacacaaattataGCAGAccaataactgaaaaaaagttcaaaagctGACAAAATTTTAGAAAGGAGCAGAATgcaacttcaaaaaaaaaaaaaaaaaaaaaatcaaggtaGATATAAAGAATCTGAGAAGAGATAGTAAAGATTCATCACAATGAGGTGTGAAAAAATAACTTGCCTGCACTTTTCTGGATGCTCTTCACGTTTGTTTTGAAACTCGAGAGTAACTTTTGCATCCAGCCCAATGCCGAAATAGTTGTTCATCACGCACTTTTCTTGGTAAAGCTCTCTGCacagaaataaatgtacatGCATGAATATATTGCCAGCATGTATGTAGGTGTGGGCACACACACTCAGAGGCAAAGTAAATAACTGAACTGACCATTACATGAGTAATGATAATATCAAACATGCACATCACCCACACCATTTCCAACCtagaaaaactggaaaaaaaaaacccagatagCTTACAGTGGAATGTCTTGCTCAAGAAGTGGAGAGGCTGCAGCACACAAAGCATCGGCATTGGCCAGCAATACCTTGCTGATGAAGCTGCCACCTGCTAGAGTCTTGGCAATGCTGCTGCTAATACCTGCAACCAGGTATGCACATCAGTCAAGACATCCTCACATTTCTTCAACCAGTGGATACATTAGACAGACATGTACGCTTAGTATGTGAATAGGTATACACACACAGCTCAGGTTTACACACGGATCTGATGCGACATCcataaactaacaaaaataatgagtttGTACAGCACATTGCCCTTGCGGAGGTGAACTCAATGCAATGTGCTTGACACACTGAAcagcaacacacaaacaaacaaggcaGCAAATCGGAcgacaaacaaaaaagtggaTGGATGAAGACAAGAAACGGAGGAGCGAATGAAGGAGTTCACTTGATCACAAAAGTCAGCTTTGAGGCCAGATTTGAATGCTTTGATCAAACATACGATCTGAAAagaaaggggcagagaattccCAACAGTTGGGccagagaagaagaaggaatgaTTGTTATTTGATGCATGCCACAGAGAAGAGGCAACAAAGACCAAAGAGAATCAACTGGGATGAAAAGGTGTCAACAGAGGTATACTGGGGCAAGGTCATGAAAACAATGGTACCACAGTGTGGCAATCTTGGAATCATTGTGAGTTtggactggcagccagtgaaacCCATGAAGAAAAGGAGTAGCCCATATGGATGGCAATATCAGCAGCATCATTCTGAGCCTTTCTGAAGGCAGGAAGACCAGTGAGTAGGGCGCTACAGTAATCAAACTTAGAAAAGATGAACCTGCAGACTGCAGTAAATATACAATTCATAAGAAAATGATGCACTGACGACAATATCCAGATTCCTGACCGTCCGGGAAAGAGAGATGCCCACCCTAGAGGAAGcttatttcagtttatttgcagaGGTTATTGAAATGACACTGCTCAGACCAAGACACCAGGACATTTGTTCAAACAAACAGAGACAAACAGGGAGAAAGGGAGAAGGAAGCTCGTTTATACATAATTTTAACTCATCTGGAAAAAGTAAATCCTTGCCTGTGAATAAGAGGTGTTATTTGGTTTATTGTAAACAGTTTTCTGTTCTGTAATCATTCATGCAAGCTGTCAGTGAATGTTACCTACATGTAATCACAATCAGTGCCCCCACTTACCTGGCAGCACTGGTGAATCAGCAAAAGGTAGCTTGATCTTAGGGATAGGAGAGGTAGCTGCAGTAATAGAGTCGACAGCCTTTGCATGAAGTTTGGAGTCAACGCTTGCTGATCTGTTGAATGTACTCATGCTGCTGATGCGCCGTGACCCTGGACCTACAGGTGATCGTGACCCTGTCACAAGAGCAGAGTGCACATTACATAAGTCCTAAACCGCATCGACAGCTCTAATTGCCCTCTGAGATACATAGTGTGTAATCTTAtcttaaatgtaaatattctgCCTTGGTCTTTATAAACTTGTCTTCTTCCTCCAATGATATTCTATTTTCTGTCAAGGCCTAGACAGACAGCGCATACATGCAAATGCAGACAAGTACAGTGGAGGGCTTCATTGTGCAATGTTTAATCTCATTACAGAGAACTAAAGGACCAGAAATTATCCTGGAAAAGCATGGCTAAACTTGctgccaacagaaaaaaatggaggtctctagtggatgcctCATGTACCACCTTAGGTATGGAGGACAAAGTAGGTAAGTAAGTAATCTGTTTACGGTGATTATGATAAACGGATGCAGATGTATACCatatgcattttcatgtacaaatgtagAAGAGTGCATGAATATGCATATGACAAGTTCATTTATGTGCATGttaaacttctctctctctctctgtctcgcatgcacacacacacacagacatgccaCACACTAAGTACCTGGAGGCTGCAGGAGCGGAACTGGTTTTTCCGGTTGCACCTCAGACTCTACAGCGAGTGCAGCAAAGCTGGGTGCTGACCTGGAAGCCTCTCTTAAGGATGATCCCTCTATGTGTCGATTGTCCCGCATCATCTCCAGCTCCAGTGTCTGTGCATTCTGCTCATCCACAGCTTCAAACCAACAGTAAAATGTGCTGGGATCAATATCAGGTTTCATTAAGCATGCTTGAAAAAATTCTGTGACCTTTCATGGCCTGAAGCAAGGGATGTGTTGGATGACCTCTGATGATGCATGTAGCAGTCTTTTTGAACATCAATATTGTGCTATTTGTTTGACCATTgtggaaagataaaaataaaaactttcaatGCGGCCTTTGTGTTGAATTATTATTTCTACATTAATTAGGCATTGATATTCCTGGATACTTCACATGATACAGTCTCCTAAACATCCCACTCCCAGATAAGAAGAATGAAATGGAATCAAAGTACAAATGTACCTACCAATTCCCTCCCCTCTTCAATTCCAGAAATAAACTTGGAGATGGACACATGAAGACAAATACAGGACAATAAACCCCACaactcctcccccaccccacaaaccTCTTGTTCTCACCTTTTTCTGTGTGCTCGATGATCTGTCGAACGGCCTTCTTCAGGCTGTTTGCACGTGACATGAGAGATTCTCTTGCCTTGAACACCTGAGTGTGACAGGGCATTGAGCTGGAGTTCAGCAGGTGTGCTTtctttgaacacacacacatacacaccacctGTATGCATGCAGGCATGCTACAGCCAAAACCATGCATGTTCAAAGGAGTCTTAAAAAGCATAATGTGCAGCATATGTGCTCCTGACGTGCAAAATAATCAACAGTGCTGCTTCTTAATCAAGAAGTAATGCTTATCAGAACTCTTCCCCAGAATAACGGTAACCCCAAAAACAAGGATAGctctaaaataatattaaaatttattaagtGCATTTCCTGTGTGAAtaagattttgtaaaatcaCTATCTGTGTTAAAATGCACACTCTATGCACTAACACTTTGCCTTCATCTATTTTAATAGATcatcatgcacacatattctATAAAATTTGCATTGGCCATTTAAATGTGGCTAGGGTTAAATTATTCTTGCTCATCAAGTAAGCAAACAAGTGCACAAACAGATGAACTGCAACTTGGCAAACCGCAGCTAGGATATTTTACGGTGAATTTGTAAAGCATTATCAAACCATTTAAGATGGAAAGGTAAGTGTAGGCTCTCTGCTGAAGAGACACTCACTTGTTTAGGTTTTGCAGGAACTGCCAGTACACCAGGCACGACATCTTGATCAACTAGTGGCTGGGCATCTTCTGCTGCTGTCTCAGCTTCCACCAACTCCTGATGATGtgaacaacaaaagaaataagaaagtgccagcaagaaaaaaagggttGATAGGAGTAAACTGTGGCTCATTCTTTATGGCAAGGAGGAGCTGTTTACTTCACTGCAGGTGGCTGAAATCTGGTTGAGCACCAAACCAGAATGAAGCAAAACCAGAATTTACaatctatgaaaaaaatgttcaccaGTTTGACTGAAATGCATGCTGAAATTCTGTCAGAGGTAAATGCAACAAAATGCAGAATACAACATCCTGCTAGCTGAGAGGAAAAGGGTGTAGTTCACCTTAGGCCAGGAAATGCAGGTAAAGCCCCCATGCagtatcacaaaacaaaaaaaaaaatgcacaaactgCATACAAGAAAAATGCATGTACCTTATGTACAGAAAGGTTCTTAACAAAGATCAAATGGAAAGTTGAAAGCTACCTCAGTCTGAGCAGAAGCCTGTGACTCCTCattaagtgtttttaaaaggCTTTCCAGCTTCTGGTTCAAAACAGCACACTGAAAACAATATGAATGCAGGTGAATTAACTGAGAATGAACAGAGCAAGTTTTGAAATGCCACACCGTACAATTACAAAAAGGGCAAAAGATACAACTCATTGCGGATAACAAGCTCAACTAGACTTGGCATTTTGATCTAGTGAATATTTACTGACCGCTTCAAGTTACAATGTAGTATGTTAATAGGATTCTTACACAGTTGACAAGTTTCAATGCCCACATTTTTAATTAGTGCGCAAAGGAAAACTTGTCTGTTAccagccttttttaaaaaaaaaaggaaaagaaaaaaaaaaatacacagcatCCCATGAAAATCTAAAGCTAACCTTCTCGGCAATGTTCTTGGACTCCTTCTCTGGGTCGTTCTCATGGGCCTTAGCAACCTTCTCCACAAAGGTCTTTACAGTTTCACACAGCACTCTGCAGcatcaaatacaaaattatgGAATACAACATTGCCTATCCCtcaacacaaaaatcaaaagtgGGATGAGAGTATATGGCATATATGTGGGCAAAGACACTGGACATTCCATGCCAGATATTATTTTGTTCCTAAGAATGTGAAGGGTTATCTAGAATGAAAAGCTAAATCAGCTGCACATGCACTTTATCTCCCTTTTGACTACCAAAACTATTTACAAATGACCGATTTACAAGTGACTGCTTAATTTTCAGGGACTTTTATAAGATTTCACAGACAGAAATTCTTGCtcttctagtttttattttaacttaaatttaGGAATGATTTTTGTCACACCAAATGATGGCCTTCTTGGTTTGTAATGACCAGGTAGAACATAACATTTTTAAGACCATTTAACTTTGGAAAGACCCTAAGAATAACTAAAGCCATATAAGAACAGGGCAGTTCTAAGCACATAttgaaaagataaagaaactaaCTTTGCAGATGAAATTATCACTTGGTGGTCCTCACAGTGTAGAATTTTGGACAGGTGATCTGCTACAGAGTCCTCGTACTGAGAAATGGGGTCCATCTGACAAATCAAAGGTGTAAAGTAAGCAAGATTAATAATGCTTCTACTAAGTGCTTCAAGTGACAGTCACTCCctttctttcacaaaataagctttcttaaaaaaaaaacctctcccCCAAAATATATCAGACATTTAAACCTGAATTGCTTGATGACTGCAGAACTAGCAGACATGATGAGAAGTCA encodes the following:
- the LOC112555152 gene encoding diacylglycerol kinase delta-like isoform X10, which produces MGRQACLKEGYLMKQTSSFQRWKRRYFKLKGRRLYYAKDTKSALYDDIDLSNLSVAECSTKNINHSFQVITPSRNLVLCADTRRDMEEWISALKMAANKEYYEQGQTSHSEMMSGQHNWYACSHARPTYCNVCRDALSGVTSHGLSCEVCKFKAHKRCAVRAPTNCKWTALASIGKDIIEDEDGISMPHQWMEGNLPVSAKCVVCDKTCGSVLRLQDYRCLWCRALIHTGCRDQYPRKCPLGQCRLSILPPTAISSIDSDGYWEGMRPPGTSPLLVYVNTKSGDNQGVKFLRRFKQLMNPAQVFDLMNGGPYPGLKLFQRFDSFRILICGGDGSIGWVLTEIDKLDLHRQCQVGVLPFGTGNDLARVLGWGAAFDDDTQLPAVLEKLEHAQIKMLDRWSIWTYEGNMPPPRKLSQQMDPISQYEDSVADHLSKILHCEDHQVIISSAKVLCETVKTFVEKVAKAHENDPEKESKNIAEKCAVLNQKLESLLKTLNEESQASAQTEELVEAETAAEDAQPLVDQDVVPGVLAVPAKPKQKAHLLNSSSMPCHTQVFKARESLMSRANSLKKAVRQIIEHTEKAVDEQNAQTLELEMMRDNRHIEGSSLREASRSAPSFAALAVESEVQPEKPVPLLQPPGSRSPVGPGSRRISSMSTFNRSASVDSKLHAKAVDSITAATSPIPKIKLPFADSPVLPGISSSIAKTLAGGSFISKVLLANADALCAAASPLLEQDIPLELYQEKCVMNNYFGIGLDAKVTLEFQNKREEHPEKCRSRTKNLMWYGVLGGKEMINQTFKNLDQRVLLECDGQRIPLPSLRGIVILNIPSYGGGANFWGGSKQDENFVPPSFDDRILEVVAVFGGMQIAVSRLIDLQHHRIAQCRQVKITILGDESVPVQVDGEAWMQPPGYIRIMHKNRAQMLARDRTFENVLKSWSEKQKLERSVSPQPSALSEDEAHVVLNFVETAAMLIRCVKVASKNNTTVEQELAPLAQRASECLDRLYPSGRLSELDSSDSDTYQPTLRNQVTDLVHSMRLLHQHAGAFLSEKASLLHLWPDLEEKLTTALASLEPELRKAADIAGLPCIPLSLEESHISELQKQSKPAGRSKPGITRLKGKAFEIRSWTVEEVGAWLESLSLGEYRNNFISHEIRGAELMNLERRDLKDLGVTKVGHLKRIQQAIKELHLREAAYDRPST
- the LOC112555152 gene encoding diacylglycerol kinase delta-like isoform X14, with the translated sequence MEEWISALKMAANKEYYEQGQTSHSEMMSGQHNWYACSHARPTYCNVCRDALSGVTSHGLSCEVCKFKAHKRCAVRAPTNCKWTALASIGKDIIEDEDGISMPHQWMEGNLPVSAKCVVCDKTCGSVLRLQDYRCLWCRALIHTGCRDQYPRKCPLGQCRLSILPPTAISSIDSDGYWEGMRPPGTSPLLVYVNTKSGDNQGVKFLRRFKQLMNPAQVFDLMNGGPYPGLKLFQRFDSFRILICGGDGSIGWVLTEIDKLDLHRQCQVGVLPFGTGNDLARVLGWGAAFDDDTQLPAVLEKLEHAQIKMLDRWSIWTYEGNMPPPRKLSQQMDPISQYEDSVADHLSKILHCEDHQVIISSAKVLCETVKTFVEKVAKAHENDPEKESKNIAEKCAVLNQKLESLLKTLNEESQASAQTEELVEAETAAEDAQPLVDQDVVPGVLAVPAKPKQKAHLLNSSSMPCHTQVFKARESLMSRANSLKKAVRQIIEHTEKAVDEQNAQTLELEMMRDNRHIEGSSLREASRSAPSFAALAVESEVQPEKPVPLLQPPGSRSPVGPGSRRISSMSTFNRSASVDSKLHAKAVDSITAATSPIPKIKLPFADSPVLPGISSSIAKTLAGGSFISKVLLANADALCAAASPLLEQDIPLELYQEKCVMNNYFGIGLDAKVTLEFQNKREEHPEKCRSRTKNLMWYGVLGGKEMINQTFKNLDQRVLLECDGQRIPLPSLRGIVILNIPSYGGGANFWGGSKQDENFVPPSFDDRILEVVAVFGGMQIAVSRLIDLQHHRIAQCRQVKITILGDESVPVQVDGEAWMQPPGYIRIMHKNRAQMLARDRTFENVLKSWSEKQKLERSVSPQPSALSEDEAHVVLNFVETAAMLIRCVKVASKNNTTVEQELAPLAQRASECLDRLYPSGRLSELDSSDSDTYQPTLRNQVTDLVHSMRLLHQHAGAFLSEKASLLHLWPDLEEKLTTALASLEPELRKAADIAGLPCIPLSLEESHISELQKQSKPAGRSKPGITRLKGKAFEIRSWTVEEVGAWLESLSLGEYRNNFISHEIRGAELMNLERRDLKDLGVTKVGHLKRIQQAIKELHLREAAYDRPST
- the LOC112555152 gene encoding diacylglycerol kinase delta-like isoform X3 codes for the protein MVVCLCRTTCMCWGECCSRTVDERGGEAVDAAVCERAGNVDRPHAAGRVALNGDRASGDTATQGGVRQQHVPSRTHAQGMPACLKEGYLMKQTSSFQRWKRRYFKLKGRRLYYAKDTKSALYDDIDLSNLSVAECSTKNINHSFQVITPSRNLVLCADTRRDMEEWISALKMAANKEYYEQGQTSHSEMMSGQHNWYACSHARPTYCNVCRDALSGVTSHGLSCEVCKFKAHKRCAVRAPTNCKWTALASIGKDIIEDEDGISMPHQWMEGNLPVSAKCVVCDKTCGSVLRLQDYRCLWCRALIHTGCRDQYPRKCPLGQCRLSILPPTAISSIDSDGYWEGMRPPGTSPLLVYVNTKSGDNQGVKFLRRFKQLMNPAQVFDLMNGGPYPGLKLFQRFDSFRILICGGDGSIGWVLTEIDKLDLHRQCQVGVLPFGTGNDLARVLGWGAAFDDDTQLPAVLEKLEHAQIKMLDRWSIWTYEGNMPPPRKLSQQMDPISQYEDSVADHLSKILHCEDHQVIISSAKVLCETVKTFVEKVAKAHENDPEKESKNIAEKCAVLNQKLESLLKTLNEESQASAQTEELVEAETAAEDAQPLVDQDVVPGVLAVPAKPKQVFKARESLMSRANSLKKAVRQIIEHTEKAVDEQNAQTLELEMMRDNRHIEGSSLREASRSAPSFAALAVESEVQPEKPVPLLQPPGSRSPVGPGSRRISSMSTFNRSASVDSKLHAKAVDSITAATSPIPKIKLPFADSPVLPGISSSIAKTLAGGSFISKVLLANADALCAAASPLLEQDIPLELYQEKCVMNNYFGIGLDAKVTLEFQNKREEHPEKCRSRTKNLMWYGVLGGKEMINQTFKNLDQRVLLECDGQRIPLPSLRGIVILNIPSYGGGANFWGGSKQDENFVPPSFDDRILEVVAVFGGMQIAVSRLIDLQHHRIAQCRQVKITILGDESVPVQVDGEAWMQPPGYIRIMHKNRAQMLARDRTFENVLKSWSEKQKLERSVSPQPSALSEDEAHVVLNFVETAAMLIRCVKVASKNNTTVEQELAPLAQRASECLDRLYPSGRLSELDSSDSDTYQPTLRNQVTDLVHSMRLLHQHAGAFLSEKASLLHLWPDLEEKLTTALASLEPELRKAADIAGLPCIPLSLEESHISELQKQSKPAGRSKPGITRLKGKAFEIRSWTVEEVGAWLESLSLGEYRNNFISHEIRGAELMNLERRDLKDLGVTKVGHLKRIQQAIKELHLREAAYDRPST